In Vicugna pacos chromosome 6, VicPac4, whole genome shotgun sequence, the DNA window CTTGATGGTTTCAAGCTGTTTAGATAATTGAATTGAAAGCATTATTAGAAAGTCATCATTACTTTgagatttttcacttttcttaatGAACCATGTCAAGATCATtgattcttttttcaattttcttgatCCTTCATGGTTTTAAATTCACTCCAGTGCCTTATTAAGATGAATCAGGTTTGTGTGCTGCTGCAAGATTTCTATAGGGTGTTTGGATTGTTTTATAATGGGCTTGATGGATTCCAGGAGCAGGACTCCATCTGCAGAAGACACGTCCTTGATCTGATTCCTCTCGTGTGATGTGAGTGGAGTCAGGAGATTCTAGGAAGGAGCAGACGTTGCAGCggtccctgccctccctgcttgGCAGATGAGACTGTAGTGAAGTCACTGAATCCAGATGACAGTGAGGAGAGAGACAAGATGTGTGTGTCCCACAGGCCTGAGGAGAGAGTTCTCAAATTGTTACAGCTACTCAAACACCATAGTCCCAGGCACCCATCGTGACCCCGTGAGACAGTCTGCTGTGATTTTGCCAGCACCACCCAAGGGACCTCCATGGGGTAAACCTAAGAGTTTCTTCCTTGGCAGATGCCAGTGTTCCATTGGGACCCTGGAGGCCAGTCAGTCCTACCTGGTCACTCACTCCTGATTGCTTCCAGGTACCTTTGCTGTGCCGTCTTTTTCTATCATCTCTACATATGGCTCCAGGTTTCTTTAACTCTGGCCCAGACTCTCACTCTTTCTGCCTCTGTTAGACCTTTCCTTGTACCCTCTGGAACTTCATGCAACTAATAATAGCAGCAACATATACACTTACATAGCACCTCTTAGGCACAAGAAGCTTTTCTAAGTGCTGTACATATATTGTTTGTcttggctcatttaatcctcacaatgccCCAAGGACACAGGCATGGTTAGCAtatccactttacagatgaagaaattgaggcacagagaagttaattcACCCAtgatcacacagcaagtaaatgGTAGAGCTAGGACTTGAATCCAGGAGTAAGGCTTCAAGGTCTATGCTTTTGGTCATTAAAATATCCTGCCTCTCCCCAGGATAAAAATTTCCCTCCACACTTATTAACCTTTCTCAGAATGGTCTTTCAACCATATTGTTTTTTTTATCTGCGCATGAAAGCACAGCACATTATTAATGTGTGCTTGGTTAGCCACTTGAAACACTTTCACAACCAGGGACTATAGCCTGCCACAGAAAAACAACCCCATGTACTATGAGCTCATAATCCAACATTAAAAACCATATGAGTAAAGCCATAAAAAGAGAGCAGCAGACCCAATAAATGGCAAAGTTAACATGTCTAGAACTAGAAACAGTAGAATAATCTGAAAGGAATTATAAGCATTTAAAAACTATGATTACAGATTGAAGAAGGAATAGAGCCATAGTAAAATAACTAGACACCAGGAATAAGGAGTAGGCAGCTTGTGTGTGCTAACTGTGTTGCTGTGCCCACCGCCCTGGCACTGAGGATTGTCATGGAATCCAGcattagaaaatataatgggaatgtggagggaggaagaatgGGTCCAGAACTTGAATCATTTCTAAGGGGGATTAGGTGATTTAGAACATAAtgcctaaaattaaaaagtatcttGAGGTTGAATACtgtgttatttaaaatatacactgaATTGTCCTTAGTGTACCTTATAAAGCTAGGAAGAAGCTGAAGTGCTGATGAGATGAAATAATCAGCTGGGTAATTATCTTGCTTTGTTGTTATGTGCAAGTTTGTGTTACATGTTGAAATTAATATTTGGGatttattgggttaaataaaatacactatTCAAATTTCACCTgctttttgaaaaacagttttaaaaaactgaagtatagttgatttccaatgttgtattagtttctggcatacaatGTCAGCAGCTTCTTTTCACTTTTGAAAAATGTAggtactagaaaattttaagccACATGTGTGGCTTCTGTCCTGTTTCTATCGCAGAGTTTGGTAATGCGGAGCTCATTTGCAAACTTAGAATAGATTGGCAGAGGTTAAGTAATACCTAGCAAATTGTTTATACTCAGGTGGGACGGAGTCATCATCATAATACTATTATGCCTAACATTAAATAACAAAACTCACCACTCAAAATCCTCCTAGACTTTTTGATATGTACGAAAGTGATTTAATAATTTCACATAAATTGCCAGTATACAATGTCTTTAAGTTCTTTGAAATGAACTCTCAAATGTGggctttcaatttttttaacccttcttttctttctttcctttttttgtcttctttttattaaaacattttttatttttctttttgcatatcTGGCCAGGAAACTTCATGGTGTTATGGTCAACTTGCCGCACAACCGTGTTCAAATCTGTCACCAACAGGTTCATTAAAAACCTGGCCTGCTCGGGGATTTGTGCCAGCCTGGTCTGTGTGCCATTTGACATCATCCTCAGCACCAGTCCTCACTGCTGTTGGTGGATCTACACCATGCTCTTCTGCAAGGTCGTCAAGTTTTTGCACAAAGTTTTCTGCTCTGTGACTATCCTCAGCTTCCCTGCCATTGCCTTGGACAGGTAAGATCAGGTAGTCAGGggctcaacttttttttttaatatgtagaaAAATTAGCATCATGAAGCAAATGATGAATAGTCAATGTTCCACAGACGGCTTTTAATCTGCTTGTGGTCAACAAAAGGAGAATGAGTTGCTGAAACAGAATGCCACATAAAAGACAGCAGCTATGGCCAGTTGGACCATTGAGAGAAGATGTGGCATTAGGGGGCAGGTTTACATCATGAGAGGGTAGGGCAGAGCTGGGTTGTGACACAGTTTCAGCTTGGTGGGAATCGGTGGTGTTTGCTTGCAATTTGCAGTTGTTTGCTCGTCAGATTGATAACTCTGCAATTAGGGCCTTTTGATGCaggatgaaaatatttttggaagaacAAGAGAACAATTCAGTGGTTATTTAACAAATGATTAGAAAGTCCAGTTGGACCTGGCCAGATATTACCAGAATTCCTTTGGAGGATTTATTTCCAAGATTTTatattgtggtggtggtggttttctcttcccatccttttttttttaattaaaatttttttgttgttgggggaggtaattaggtttatttattcatttcatataaagggaatcatacaatatgtgttcttttgtgtctagcttcttttactcagcataatgttttaaagCAGGTATCTGTGTTATAGCAGGTATCagtacttttttcccccaaattttattgagttacagtggACATACAGCATTGTTTAAAGTATATGGCATAATGACTTCTCTtacacatattgtgaaatgattcaCTATagatttagttaacatccatcatcttctATAgataccaattttttaaaaattttccttgtgatgagaattcttaTCTACTCTTTTAACAacctacttcattccttttcatcgttgaataatattccattgtatgcatataccacatttttccTTAACCACTTACTAACtgagggacatttgggttgtttctaccttttggcttttgtgaataatgctgctatgagttCTGAAAGTTTTTTAAGTATAGAATTCAACAAGAGTGGAAACACATTATTCTGAACAGTTTGCTATTCTACCTGGAAGCAATGTAGTCATCCCTGTGTGTTATATTTGAGCCTTTGGCTTTAGGCAAGAAAATATGCAAATCATAAGAAATTCTCACTTTCTTTCCAGCAGAAAGTCTACTGTATTTTTGCCATCATTTTTAAAAGGGGGTAAACAAGTTCTTTCAGTAGAAGAAGAAGGTTGGTAAATTCCTATTTCATTATTCAGAGATGCAAATTACTCAAAAGCATAAGTACGGTGTGCACCAAGACAAAAGGAAAATAGTCCCTTGTCTCACTTCTTTCTCAGATGTTTGTTTCATGGCATCAAATCAGCAAGTTAATTGGGAGGCCACTTACACTTCCTGCATCATCTCCTAGAGATGTACATGCTAACAGAATTATTCATCGTGAGGCTATGTGCTTGTGTTGCAGTCTGTTTGCCAACATATCATGGGATCAGAAATGACCAGAGGCCTGGGTTTGTTACGTGTCATTTAGCAAATGAGAATCAGAGACATTGGTCTCCTGGCATGTATTCATGTGTGGGTGTGGTGCCATCACATTGGATTTATTGAGATGTGGTTAGAAAAGTTCATctatattcagagaaaaaaaattgagagcaTGTGTAACttacacatttctttctcttttcctccccctCAGAAAGAGATCTAGAACACATTTTACCATGCTCCATCCATCTCTGGTCATCACGGTTGTCCTGTGTTTGCATCGTCTCTCCCCCAGCTTGTCCCCTGCCAGACTCCAGACTTGACATTGTCCCAGGTGCTCCCTTTCCCCTGCCTCCTTTATGCATACCTCCAAAAGAGCCATCACCTACTCGTTTGTCATTTGTTTGTCTACATCCCTTTTTTCCCATTTAGTTAGAAACATTCCTGTGTTTcctttcatctttgtatcccagTGCTTGGTACAATATGTAGCACAGAGATGATATTCAGAAATTCTTGTGACAGGAAGGCACGCATGCTCACCTGTCCCGAGGAGGGAATGCGTGTTAATAGGCTATAAGGTCGACTCCAGCATTAGCTGGCTGCACAGACGTGGGCCGAGCAAGGGTGAAGAAACTTGCCACATCTCTGCTGGCTATTGGCTGCCCTTTCATGACAGGCGTGCCTCTAGGGGCTAAGAAATTACTCAGTTTCCCCAAATCATTGGTCCTCTTGAAACATGGTGCTTTTGGAATTCTGATTAGGTGGTTACGGAATAATCAAGTCAAGTTTGAAGGAAAAAAGTCCTCAGGCAGCCATGTTAGACCTATTAATTGCTCTTAGGGGTACTAGTGATTATCATGGAAAGAATGGCTCTTGAGCAGGCATAATTTTTTCAGTCGAATTGATTTTGTGGAAGGACTTTGTCAGAGTCCGTCCCTCATACAGGGTTCTTCTGCCCCAGGCGGCTGTGAATGCTCACAATATCCATGCATATACACCGTGGCATGAGTCCACTTTGGATAGGGGAGCAgacatatttctttcttttagcgGCTTTGAAAATTGCCCTAAAGCTCCTCCAGCCCATGTAAAATTTCTTACAGATTACTCTTTATGCCTAAATTGAAAAATAGATGTCTTTACAACAGAAGGAGATATCCTTTATACTGAGGGcactctttgggatttagttctgGTGGCAGTAATTATAAAGCTAACTATGAATAGTACAGCAAACTCCTCAAAACTTAAGGTCTAGCTTACTAATTCCCCCAGTGGTTTCCCACTAAGATTGATTCCTCTAATTTAAAATCTTCTGTGAAATAAATTTTGCTTGTGCATTTTGCAGGTATTACTCCGTCCTCTATCCGCTGGAGAGAAAAATATCTGATGCCAAGTCCCGAGAACTAGTGATCTACATCTGGGGCCATGCAGTGGTGGCCAGCATCCCTGTGTTCGCGGTGACCAATGTGGCCGACATCTATGCCATGTCCACCTGCACCGAAGTCTGGAGCAACTCCTTGGGCCACCTGGTCTACGTTCTGGTCTATAACATCACCACGGTCATTGTGCCCGTGGTGGTGGTGTTCCTCTTCTTGATACTGATCCGACGGGCCCTAAGTGCCAGCCAGAAAAAGAAGGTCATCATAGCAGCCCTCCGGACCCCACAGAACACCATCTCCATCCCCTACGCCTCCCCGAGGGAGGCTGAGCTGCACGCCACCCTGCTGTCCATGGTGATGGTCTTCATCTTATGTAGCGTGCCCTACGCCACCCTGGTTGTCTACCAGACTGTGCTCAATGTCCCAGATACTTCCGTCTTCTTGTTGCTCACAGCCATTTGGCTGCCCAAAGTCTCTCTGCTGGCGAACCCTGTGCTCTTTCTTACTGTGAACAGATCCGTCCGCAAGTGCTTGGTGGGGACCTTGGTACAACTGCACCATCGGTACAGTCGCCGAAATGTGGTCAGCACAGGGAGCGAGGTGGCTGATgccagcctggagcccagcatGCGTTCAGGCAGCCAGCTCCTGGAGATGTTCCACATCGGGCAGCAGCAGATATTTAAGCCCAcggaggatgaggaagagagcGAAACCAAGTACGCTGGCTCAGCTGACCTCCAGGCTAAGGAGCTACTCACCCCCTGCCTGGAGGCAGAGCAGGGGCCAGAGTTTGcatcccccgccccacccccaggtaCAGTGGACTCTGTATCCCAGGTGGCACCAGCAGTCTCCGTGGAACCCGAGACATTCCCTGCCAAGTATTCCCTGCAGTTTGGCTTTGGGCCTTTTGAGCTGCCTCCCCAGTGGCTCTCAGAGACCCGAAACAGCAAGAAGAGGCTGCTTCCCCCCTTGGGCAACACCCCAGAAGAGCTAATCCAGACAAAGATGCCCAAGGTAGGCAGGGTGGAGCGGAAGATGAGCAGAAACAATAAAGTGAGCATTTTCCCCAAGGTGGACTCCTAGCAAGGCTTGTAAATCCCTGGAAGTAACAGTGCATCCACATTCCTGCCCTCACATCCCTCGGCCCTGTGATTTGTATGATCTCATTGCAACCCAGTATGGGCTGACGCTCCTATATGGGCTGAATGCTTTTGAATGAGAGGGAAATCTATATCCAATCAAATGTCCTCTTTATTGAGGgcgtaaatatatatacatatatttatttatttatttcatggtcCATGTCCTTATTAAAGTCCACGTTCCTCTCTGTGGAGACAAGAGCTAGGTAGTGGGGACTAGGTTTTGGGTAGGTACTCTGTGTGCATGTCTGGGGCTATGTCAGTTCCAGGACCCTGCAGAGAATACATGGAGAGAAGAGCATCCCTGGGCTCAAAGGGAGCAGGGGCCCTTTAAGGGAAACCCAATATAATGATGGAGCCATGTGGTAACAAAGAAAATGCCTATTTGATTGgctttaaaaatgacaaatatttaaaatgttttgtatttATCTGTATCTCCAGGGAAGATAGGGCCAGGGCATTTGACACTGTTTCTCTGGAAGGCCTAATCATGTGACTGACAGTTTCTCCTGATGCCCTTGATTTCCTTTGCTGGGATGTAGGTGAGAGATGAATGACTATTGCACCCCTTTTGACAAACATGGCAGTGGATGTGCCCAGGGATAAGGGAGATATTCTGTCCTTGATTATCCTGACATTCTCTTGACATCACTAAGGCCTCAGAAAGATATGTTTGCAGTGTTGGTTGAAAAACACTGCAAGCTCTTTACCATGTCTTTCCCCCTTAAgttgtgtcccccccccccccaaatgagAGAAAATCTTAGAGGTGGAGGAGAAAGTCTAAGAAATATCCACATTCTAgtcttttctcttcccacatGATCTCATGTGAAAGGTTCTGTGCAGCAATCAGTaggaataaagtatactgaaaaaGATTATCTTGTGCAAACTTCTGGAATTAAAAGgctatttaaaaaagcaaagttaTAATGTAAACGGGTCCTCTGGAAACATCAAGCTAAAAAAACTTGAATAGGAAAGGTGATTCTGCCCTCCAAAATAAGAAAAGTTGGTTCCCCTCCAAAGAGAACAAGAGGACTGCAGAACTGGGCATTGCCagtctcactttcagtctgtgcaTCTGTGGTTCTGCCTTCATTTGGGGCACAAAAGAGGGACACAACACGAAGAAGGAATTCGTCGTTGTAAAATGCCAAGGCAACGCCTAGCCCAGGTGAGCTCTCCACTTCCTCCTTCCCAGGGAAGCTGTAGCAGGAGCTGGACAGGATAGAAGAGGGAGGACAGTGTCCTCAACCTATCAGTCCCAGGGGGGCTCTTACAAGCGATTGAAGTCCAC includes these proteins:
- the GPR176 gene encoding G-protein coupled receptor 176 isoform X2, which translates into the protein MVLWSTCRTTVFKSVTNRFIKNLACSGICASLVCVPFDIILSTSPHCCWWIYTMLFCKVVKFLHKVFCSVTILSFPAIALDRYYSVLYPLERKISDAKSRELVIYIWGHAVVASIPVFAVTNVADIYAMSTCTEVWSNSLGHLVYVLVYNITTVIVPVVVVFLFLILIRRALSASQKKKVIIAALRTPQNTISIPYASPREAELHATLLSMVMVFILCSVPYATLVVYQTVLNVPDTSVFLLLTAIWLPKVSLLANPVLFLTVNRSVRKCLVGTLVQLHHRYSRRNVVSTGSEVADASLEPSMRSGSQLLEMFHIGQQQIFKPTEDEEESETKYAGSADLQAKELLTPCLEAEQGPEFASPAPPPGTVDSVSQVAPAVSVEPETFPAKYSLQFGFGPFELPPQWLSETRNSKKRLLPPLGNTPEELIQTKMPKVGRVERKMSRNNKVSIFPKVDS
- the GPR176 gene encoding G-protein coupled receptor 176 isoform X1; its protein translation is MGHNGSWIYRNASEPRNASGAETADANRSALGEFGEAQLYRQFTTTVQVVIFIGSLLGNFMVLWSTCRTTVFKSVTNRFIKNLACSGICASLVCVPFDIILSTSPHCCWWIYTMLFCKVVKFLHKVFCSVTILSFPAIALDRYYSVLYPLERKISDAKSRELVIYIWGHAVVASIPVFAVTNVADIYAMSTCTEVWSNSLGHLVYVLVYNITTVIVPVVVVFLFLILIRRALSASQKKKVIIAALRTPQNTISIPYASPREAELHATLLSMVMVFILCSVPYATLVVYQTVLNVPDTSVFLLLTAIWLPKVSLLANPVLFLTVNRSVRKCLVGTLVQLHHRYSRRNVVSTGSEVADASLEPSMRSGSQLLEMFHIGQQQIFKPTEDEEESETKYAGSADLQAKELLTPCLEAEQGPEFASPAPPPGTVDSVSQVAPAVSVEPETFPAKYSLQFGFGPFELPPQWLSETRNSKKRLLPPLGNTPEELIQTKMPKVGRVERKMSRNNKVSIFPKVDS